DNA from Peromyscus leucopus breed LL Stock chromosome 3, UCI_PerLeu_2.1, whole genome shotgun sequence:
CATTAGCTAGAATACtattatattgtattaaaaattatttatatataatagcATCCTTCCTGATATTTTATCCATCCCAGGTTGTAAGAACTTGAGTTGGCTTTGGTTCTCTAAAATTTTCAGACTATAAATAagagtatttttattctttaggaCTATCCATGTgcttatgtattttataataagGGAACTTAGAAGTAATGCTTCATATTTTACCTTTTTCATCTGATGATAAATTAAAGCAAAGTTTTAATTTAGTTAATAACTAGGTTTTATATTCATAAAATGCTGAAAAGTAGATAATGCTATAAAAAGAAACGTACTACTAAAAGATaaacttcattatatattttaaaatattagaggGTTAGAATAGGTTAATCATGTCaggttaaaaacaatttttttttcccttaacaGACCTTCCTGATGTAAATGATAAGCAAAGCCAAGCCATAAATGATCTCCTAGAAGCCATATATCCAAGAGTGGACAAGAGAGAGTATATTATTAAGCTAGAACCCATAGAAACCAATCAGAATGCAGTGTTTCAATATATTTCAAGGACTGATAACCCTGCTGAAGTCACAGAGTCGAGCAGTACCCCAGAACAAACTGAAGTGCAAGTACAGGAGACAAGCACGGAGCAGCCAAAAGCAGTCCCAGACACAGATCCAGATGTGGTGGAAGCTGTGGAGCCTCCTCCTGTAGAGACTGTTGTAGATGAAGCTGCACCTCCCTCTGAGGAGCAACCTCAGGAATCCCAGGCTGACGTGGAAACGTCTGATAGTTCTGACCTTGGTCACCAGTTGATATGTTGTCTTTGTCGAAAAGAATTCAATTCTAGACGAGGAGTCCGTCGTCACATTCGGAAAGTGCACAAGAAAAAGATGGAGGAACTGAAAAAGTACATTGAAACACGGAAGGCTCCAAACCAGTCTTCGGAAGGACGCAGTAAGAGTGTTCTAGTTTCATTAAGCAGGAGCTGTCCGGTTTGTTGTAAATCATTTGCTACAAAGGCGAATGTTAGGAGGCATTTTGATGAAGTTCATCGAGGACTGAGGAGGGATTCAATTACTCCTGATATAGCAACAAAGCCTGGGCAGCCTTTGTTCCTGGATTCCGCTTCTCctaaaaaatcttttaagactCGGAAACAAAAGTCTTCAAAGGCTGAATACAATTTAACTGCATGCAAATGCCTCCTTTGCAAGAGGAAATACAGTTCACAAATAATGCTTAAGAGACATATGCAAATTGTCCACAAGATAACTCTTTCTGGAGTGAACTCTAAGAGAGAGAAAGGCCCGAATAATACTGCCAGCAGTTCTGAAATAAAAGTTAAAGTTGAACCAGCAGAGTCTGTGGAATCTTCACCCCCTTCAATTGCCCATTCTCCACAGAATGAATTAAAGGGAACAAACCattcaaatgagaaaaagaacacaCCGGCAACACAGAAGAATAAAGTTAAACAGGACTCTGAAAGCCCTAAATCAGCTAGTCCTTCAGCTGCAGGTGGCCAGCAAAAAGTCAGGAAACCAAAACTTTCAGCTGGCTTTGACTTTAA
Protein-coding regions in this window:
- the Znf800 gene encoding zinc finger protein 800 isoform X2 → MPLRDKYCQTDHHHHGCCEPVYILEPGDPPLLQQPLQTSKSGIQQIIECFRSGTKQLKHILLKDVDTIFECKLCRSLFRGLPNLITHKKFYCPPSLQMDDNLPDVNDKQSQAINDLLEAIYPRVDKREYIIKLEPIETNQNAVFQYISRTDNPAEVTESSSTPEQTEVQVQETSTEQPKAVPDTDPDVVEAVEPPPVETVVDEAAPPSEEQPQESQADVETSDSSDLGHQLICCLCRKEFNSRRGVRRHIRKVHKKKMEELKKYIETRKAPNQSSEGRSKSVLVSLSRSCPVCCKSFATKANVRRHFDEVHRGLRRDSITPDIATKPGQPLFLDSASPKKSFKTRKQKSSKAEYNLTACKCLLCKRKYSSQIMLKRHMQIVHKITLSGVNSKREKGPNNTASSSEIKVKVEPAESVESSPPSIAHSPQNELKGTNHSNEKKNTPATQKNKVKQDSESPKSASPSAAGGQQKVRKPKLSAGFDFKQLYCKLCKRQFTSKQNLTKHIELHTDGNNIYVKFYKCPLCTYETRRKRDVIRHITVVHKKSSRYLGKITASLEIRAIKKPIDFVLNKVAKRGPSRDEAKHSDSKHDGTSNSPSKKYEVADVGIEVKVTKNFSLHRCNKCGKAFAKKTYLEHHKKTHKANATNSPEGNKTKGRSTRSKALV
- the Znf800 gene encoding zinc finger protein 800 isoform X1; translated protein: MPLRDKYCQTDHHHHGCCEPVYILEPGDPPLLQQPLQTSKSGIQQIIECFRSGTKQLKHILLKDVDTIFECKLCRSLFRGLPNLITHKKFYCPPSLQMDDNLPDVNDKQSQAINDLLEAIYPRVDKREYIIKLEPIETNQNAVFQYISRTDNPAEVTESSSTPEQTEVQVQETSTEQPKAVPDTDPDVVEAVEPPPVETVVDEAAPPSEEQPQESQADVETSDSSDLGHQLICCLCRKEFNSRRGVRRHIRKVHKKKMEELKKYIETRKAPNQSSEGRSKSVLVSLSRSCPVCCKSFATKANVRRHFDEVHRGLRRDSITPDIATKPGQPLFLDSASPKKSFKTRKQKSSKAEYNLTACKCLLCKRKYSSQIMLKRHMQIVHKITLSGVNSKREKGPNNTASSSEIKVKVEPAESVESSPPSIAHSPQNELKGTNHSNEKKNTPATQKNKVKQDSESPKSASPSAAGGQQKVRKPKLSAGFDFKQLYCKLCKRQFTSKQNLTKHIELHTDGNNIYVKFYKCPLCTYETRRKRDVIRHITVVHKKSSRYLGKITASLEIRAIKKPIDFVLNKVAKRGPSRDEAKHSDSKHDGTSNSPSKKYEVADVGIEVKVTKNFSLHRCNKCGKAFAKKTYLEHHKKTHKANATNSPEGNKTKGRSTRSKALVCLAKPSPRSAAILRPPAGAVTTRQAASSCRAKLRGAARERQHAARALGKSAAP